The Brassica rapa cultivar Chiifu-401-42 chromosome A10, CAAS_Brap_v3.01, whole genome shotgun sequence genome segment CAACCGACACCATCACAAATTGTTAATGGACCTCAGTCGATTACACTAGCTAAACTACACTACAAACCTTCTCATGGTACAGTCGCCGGATGCCAGAGAAGGTGACCCAAATATGCCCTTTTTCTTTTGGAAGCTAGGGTAGAGTTGAGAGcgtctttattttcttttccttgACTTGAAACAGTAGGTAATTAGAATTTTTGTTcgttgaaaaaataaaaaaaaataagcatGTTAAGAAAATTAAGAACATCTCATCTCAACTTTGATGAGTATGAGTATAGattcttaaacaaaaaaaaaaatcaaaataaaaattattcgaCCTATATAAAATATTCTAATATCATGTTGTTGGGCGTCATCAAATTCTAATAACAGTATATATCACCATAGTTTTATAAAGTTTTGATATTCTTTGATATATGATTCTTTATGAAATTCCAAAATAGATAGCTGGATGCATGTGGTTTTCAACTTCGATTTCTAAGTCCTGACTCATGAGTATAGTGCATGTCTCACATTTTTGGTCGctctaatcaaaattttaataacatgctttttatattttatctagTATTAGATTAATATCCacgccttgcgcgggataaatattttatataaaaattattttaaatattatataatggaataataaatatatattgaataattaaaagtcagtaactattacatatataattaaattggtgcaaacatataaatcaattttattaatccaaacaattttttttctatttgataggatatctaattaaatttaaatgatattaacatatataatatttttaatattaatttctattaaatgatattttctactcatatgtttttttgatcatttgtatctattctagcaaaaatatcaaattactgataacaaaattttcattgtgggattaatagttttagtattttataatttttaaaaaattaagttttcaatgttttttcaaagcttttatcaaaaaatttgttcaaagtaaattttgaagttaaaatatttatatattttatatggtatatagtttaatttaaatgatatatatatacatatatcttttaatattaataattcaCTAAATTAGGCTTTTtagttatatgattttttaatcatttgtattttgtcataacaaaaattttataccatagatcacaaattttgaatgtgagacttttaactgttttagtaatttatagtcatttttaaaaattccaaatataacatatacagaaatctaaattttattatatggttaatgtgggtttttaatttatttgaataaattaaaattaaacaaatatgatagaagatacattaattttatcaaatatttattattcaaaatcattaattgtcatatatactctagccacattagacaattttgtaactttaattataaataataaaaacattaataataaatttatggttaatttaataaaaagtttattatataattagatatacCAGCATttttctctaatgattctaagaatcatcctaatgatgacacgtggctacaaaaaaaagttgtaatgtttctcaaataatatgtAGGGgattataaatatgtatttagaAATATTAATCACATTAAATCTTTATAAAAACTAATTCAATTCTATAGTGATTGGTTAAAAATAATCTTATCAAGTTAACTGCATAACTTTCATTGTATTCAATCATATTTTTTGTTAGGGAAAAATAATTCAGGAAGTTATTACTCCTGTTTCCGAGAAAGATGCATGCTTTCGATTCTTGCTTGGATAAATTTTGACTCTAGACTCGAGTCAACTCCTCCTTCCGAGTAAAATAAATTCAACTTAACCTccgattataaaaaaaaaactaataaagagGACCTAAACCTATCTAGAACAAATGATCGACTATTCAAAACATACACTATAAAATTATGCGGCTAGAACTAGGGTTTTTAATCCAAACTATagtaatctatactattatttgcgaagtaaaattttggaatcgagctctcacgttgaaagttagagcggttaatatctatactacccttaatgaattttatatatatactatttcttatataattaatttatttagagAAAATTATCTATATGTCACATTTGATGTATGTCTCCTTTTCATTATATGATTTGGTTGATTTCAACATAATTTGTTTCTATCTTTAATTCGTCATTATTATCCCTATTATCATTGGATTTATCTTtctaaataaaacaaactattTAACCAatgatgtgtatatatatgtaagttAATCCCCACGTCCTTAAAAGcttcaaaatcaaacttctaatatctaaataacatcTTTTTACTCAGTGCAAAACATGTCCCATCCACGAAGGAAGACAGCTACTTTAGTCTTTATTGACGATATTCAACCAGAGAACAATAGTTACAAATTAAAGGTGCAGGTTATGAAATTGTGGAAGCTATGGAGATCAAAAAAAGTTGTCTCCATTGAGATGGTTCTTGTGGATGCAACTGTGAGTACActacaatattatttttgatgatttctatttttagtttatgtAAGATTATCTAACTTATTCAATTGTAGGGAACAAGGATACATGCATCCATTGATGAGGATTTGATACAAATATATGAAGGAAAAGTGTCTGAGGGTATCTTTAAGTACATTACAAAGGGACCAGATTATGTTAGAGCTTCGGTCCAAGGGGATGATACAGATGATACTATCGACGATGAGATACAGAAGTTCCTTAGTTGCAGGTATGTGCTAATAATATACAAACTGTTTTGTCTCTTTCTGATGTTTTTTCTCTTGAGtccatagttttttttataaaaaaaagaagaaaaaagaaattagGACTCGGGGAGGAGATGAAACGTGGGCATAGTTTAGCCAAATCAACTACTGTCTACTCTCTTGATTTAATAGTGTTACAACATGAAATATTGATTTTAGTtctattttgattaatttaaaaactaagatGAGACAAAATTTTAGAGAATATATTTGTGTAATTTAAAATCAAGTTAGGAATATTCTATCAAAATTTTAGAGAATTACTTGTGTACATAATTAATAGTGGGAATAGGAATGTTTCTAAAACGACCAGTTCGttactaaaaagaaaaaatatattaacaactccaatcaaatagaaaaactaaattCAAAATAGTGTTGACAGATTGCTTTTATTTGATGATGCAGGTATATTTCAGCGTGTGAAGCAACTTGGAGAATACTAGCTTTTCCTACGCATTACCGAACAACCACAGTAGTTAAGCTTTCCTTCCATTTACCTAATCAGCAAATGGCAATTTATAATGAAGATGACCCTATTGATGATGTTTTAAATCGTTCTGCGGTATTGCGGTCAAAGTTTCTAGCATGGATGGAGGCGAACTGTAAATATCCGGAAGCAAGAGGTCTAACGTATGCGGAATTCCCCACAAGGTTTGTTTGGGTACAAAAGACGAGAGAGTGGAAGCCACGTGACAAAGGTTTTGCAATAGGAAGGATTACATATGTTCCACCTAAATATGTTACATATTaaagatgtatttttttgttttttctatgaaaaaattgtaaacttcaagaaaattaattgattttattgaattactattagttaaaagttattaaaattgaaaattacagaaaacagTATAGTTATTATggtaatttaatgtgttttcttaatatgtgtgaaaatactaaaaagtctattttttaaaaagagagagagtaCTATCTAAGAGTTTTGCTCAACATAGTTAAAGGCCCAAGGAGTTATGAAGAGATACGTACAGTCAAAGGTATTGTTTATAAGACATATAAGGATGCATGTTATGCATTGGTGTTATTGGATGATGATAAAGAGTATATCGAAGCAATTAACGAAGCCAGTTTATGGGGAACATGGAACTTTTTAAGAAAGCTATTTGCTATAATGTTATTTTCTAATAGTATGGCTATGCTTGTTAAAGTTTGGAACGCAACATGGAGAATCTTGACAGAAGatata includes the following:
- the LOC117128951 gene encoding uncharacterized protein LOC117128951; translation: MSHPRRKTATLVFIDDIQPENNSYKLKVQVMKLWKLWRSKKVVSIEMVLVDATGTRIHASIDEDLIQIYEGKVSEGIFKYITKGPDYVRASVQGDDTDDTIDDEIQKFLSCRYISACEATWRILAFPTHYRTTTVVKLSFHLPNQQMAIYNEDDPIDDVLNRSAVLRSKFLAWMEANCKYPEARGLTYAEFPTRFVWVQKTREWKPRDKGFAIGRITYVPPKYVTY